In Dioscorea cayenensis subsp. rotundata cultivar TDr96_F1 chromosome 11, TDr96_F1_v2_PseudoChromosome.rev07_lg8_w22 25.fasta, whole genome shotgun sequence, a single genomic region encodes these proteins:
- the LOC120271485 gene encoding AUGMIN subunit 4, translated as MAKVLQGQSLPADVVQLIEQLERHCLAADGSLVSKSSHSDLQLAREEMSRERTRYLEAMAVYCEALAMVEEYQQSMSSANLGSGRDYSQQGLKCSSQVYEALEHRLVVAEAAQRLRLPLISKDGEIHEEEIEKWSTMSSSLDSSITLSSSSNSTSYVNSNASMLSGAPSANNSDVVELGVGGVPNCFLGITSSYLWQVQQQQPALDVDMIEYQRSVVREIESRLEAKCDTLADVFAMDEIDSSSISHISTARLPERVKLIIEEIEREEAVLLEDLNSMDRKFAEHYNVLEQILGVLIKFVKDLKLQHQHEFDKLRKTWLCKRCQTMNAKLRVLEHLLLRDTYTKDSVPALHRIRKYLVEATEEASIAYNKAVTRLREYHGVDPHFDTIARQYHDIVKKLEGMQWTIHQVEMDLKRSLNHSVS; from the exons ATGGCGAAGGTGCTCCAAGGGCAGAGCTTGCCGGCCGACGTGGTGCAGTTAATCGAGCAGCTGGAGCGGCACTGCCTTGCCGCCGATGGCTCCCTTGTCTCCAAGTCATCCCACTCCGACCTTCAGCTC GCCAGGGAGGAGATGTCCAGAGAAAGAACCCGCTATTTGGAAGCCATG GCGGTTTACTGTGAAGCATTAGCAATGGTTGAAGAATATCAGCAATCCATGTCTTCTGCGAATCTTGGGAGTGGCAGAGATTACTCTCAACAAGGGCTTAAGTGCTCCTCTCAG GTATATGAGGCTCTGGAGCATCGCCTGGTTGTTGCTGAGGCGGCTCAAAGATTGAGACTACCACTTATTTCTAAAGATGGCGAAATtcatgaagaagaaatagaGAAATGGAGTACGATGTCGAGCTCTCTTGATAGTAGTATCACACTCAGCTCGAGCTCCAACTCGACCAGTTATGTAAATAGTAATGCCAGTATGCTAAGTGGTGCTCCTTCGGCTAACAATTCTGATGTTGTTGAACTTGGTGTTGGCGGTGTACCCAATTGTTTTCTGGGAATAACGTCTAGTTATTTATGGCAAGTACAGCAACAACAACCCGCTCTGGATGTG GACATGATAGAGTATCAGAGGTCTGTTGTCCGGGAGATTGAGTCTCGATTAGAAGCAAAATGTGACACATTGGCTGATGTATTTGCAATGGATGAAATTG ATTCATCTTCAATTAGTCATATATCAACTGCTCGACTTCCAGAAAG GGTAAAATTAATCATTGAAGAGATCGAAAGGGAAGAGGCAGTTTTGCTTGAGGATCTCAATTCAATGGATAGAAAATTTGCTGAACACTATAAT GTTCTTGAGCAAATCCTTGGGGTGCTGATCAAGTTTGTAAAGGATCTAAAACTGCAGCACCAGCATGAATTT GATAAGTTGAGGAAAACCTGGCTTTGCAAACGGTGTCAAACAATGAATGCCAAACTAag GGTTCTGGAGCATCTTCTCTTGCGTGATACTTACACCAAAGATTCTGTACCTGCTTTGCATAGAATACG CAAGTACCTTGTGGAGGCTACAGAAGAAGCATCTATTGCTTACAACAAGGCT GTTACACGTCTCCGAGAGTATCACGGTGTTGACCCACATTTTGATACCATTGCGAGACAATACCATGATATTGTAAAG AAATTGGAGGGCATGCAATGGACAATCCATCAAGTTGAAATGGATCTCAAACGCTCTCTCAATCATTCTGTTTCTTAA
- the LOC120272050 gene encoding LOW QUALITY PROTEIN: 1,4-alpha-glucan-branching enzyme, chloroplastic/amyloplastic-like (The sequence of the model RefSeq protein was modified relative to this genomic sequence to represent the inferred CDS: inserted 1 base in 1 codon) has product MLCSSSYCLFLTNASHCPHSPRKYYPKVPSGVKFGQSWSTIIANVSKSSPWHKEKSALYKKNSKQDFAMQTMLKDDSVIKTVEEDAENLGIFTVDPSLLPYKVHFTYRSERYTEQKALIEKHEGSLEEFSQGYLKFGLNREGNSVVYREWAPAALEAQLVGEFNGWNGSKHKMQRNEFGVWTIRIPDEGDKPSIPHNSKVKFRFKHGNGVWVDRIPAWIRYATVEPNSFGAAYDGVYWDPPPSERYEFKYPRPPKPAAPRIYEAHVGMSSAEPRINSYREFADDVLPRIKANNYNAVQLMAIMEHSYYASFGYHVTNFFAASSRSGTPEDLKYLIDKAHSLGLRVLMDVVHSHASNNHTDGLNGFDVGQGTEESYFHTGERGYHKLWDSRLFNYANWEVLRFLLSNVRWWLEEFMFDGFRFDGVTSMLYHHHGINTAFSGKYDEYFSEATDVDAVVYMMLANSLVHSLLPDATVVAEDVSGMPGLCRPVNEGGVGFDYRLAMGIPDMWINYLKNKKDTDWSMKEIAHTLTNRRYTEKSVAYAESHDQAIVGDKTITFLLMDKEMYSGMSDLEPASAVVXRGNALHKMIHFITFALGGEGYLNFMGNEFGHPEWIDFPREGNDWSYDMCRRQWDLVDTDHLRYKHMNAFDRAMNLLDDRFSFIASTKQIVSSTNEEDKVIVFERGDLVFIFNFHPENSYDGYKVGCDLPGKYRIALDSDAFEFGGQGRVIHDVDHFTSPEGIPGVPETNFNNRPNSFKISIPSHTCLVFFKVQEDSLEEDDTEDIVDEKEDPMQAQEAITAAEAKEDLIGVTEVITAAAAEEDLVGVIATIAATEDFPVANNETAAIDEAEEGEDAIDDD; this is encoded by the exons atgttaTGCTCTTCTTCTTATTGCCTCTTTCTCACCAATGCTTCTCACTGCCCTCACAGCCCTAGAAAGTATTACCCCAAG GTTCCGAGTGGAGTTAAATTTGGACAATCATGGTCAACTATAATTGCTAATGTTTCTAAAAGCTCTCCTTGGCATAAGGAGAAATCAGCATTGTACAAGAag AATTCCAAGCAAGATTTTGCAATGCAAACAATGCTGAAAGACGACTCAGTTATAAAGACAGTAGAAGAAGATGCTGAAAATCTTGGTATTTTCACTGTGGATCCATCACTGTTACCGTACAAGGTTCACTTTACTTATAGATCCGAAAGATACACTGAGCAGaaggctttgattgaaaaacatgaaggaagtcttGAAGAATTCTCTCAAG GTTATTTGAAATTTGGATTAAACAGAGAGGGAAACAGTGTAGTATACAGAGAATGGGCTCCTGCAGCACT AGAAGCACAACTTGTTGGTGAATTCAATGGATGGAATGGTTCTAAACACAAGatgcaaagaaatgaattcGGTGTGTGGACAATAAGAATCCCCGATGAAGGTGACAAGCCATCAATTCCTCATAACTCAAAGGTTAAATTCAGGTTCAAGCATGGCAATGGTGTATGGGTGGACAGAATTCCTGCCTGGATTAGATATGCAACTGTTGAACCCAATAGTTTTGGAGCTGCATATGATGGAGTTTACTGGGATCCTCCACCTTCAGAAAG ATATGAGTTTAAATATCCTCGTCCTCCCAAACCGGCTGCTCCACGCATATACGAGGCTCATGTAGGAATGAGTAGTGCAGAGCCACGCATAAACTCATATAGAGAATTTGCCGATGATGTTCTCCCTCGAATTAAAGCGAATAACTATAATGCAGTTCAGCTGATGGCTATAATGGAGCATTCTTATTATGCATCATTTGGGTATCATGTCACAAACTTTTTCGCTGCCAGCAGCAGATCAGGAACACCTGAGGATCTCAAATATCTCATTGACAAAGCTCATAGTTTAGGACTGAGAGTTCTTATGGATGTTGTCCACAGTCATGCAAGCAACAATCACACTGATGGTCTTAATGGTTTTGATGTTGGACAAGGTACAGAGGAATCTTACTTTCATACCGGGGAGAGGGGCTATCATAAATTATGGGATAGTCGACTTTTTAATTATGCTAATTGGGAAGTCTTAAGGTTTTTACTGTCAAACGTGAGATGGTGGCTTGAAGAGTTCATGTTTGATGGTTTTCGATTTGATGGAGTTACTTCAATGCTGTATCATCATCACGGAATCAACACAGCCTTCTCCGGAAAGTATGACGAGTATTTCAGTGAGGCAACTGATGTTGATGCTGTTGTTTATATGATGTTGGCTAATTCTTTGGTGCATAGCCTCTTGCCTGATGCTACTGTTGTCGCTGAAGATGTTTCTGGCATGCCGGGCCTTTGTCGCCCAGTTAATGAAGGCGGTGTTGGTTTTGATTACAGATTGGCCATGGGCATTCCTGACATGTGGATCAACtacttgaaaaacaaaaaggatacTGATTGGTCAATGAAAGAAATTGCACACACTTTAACAAACCGCAGATACACTGAGAAGAGTGTTGCATATGCTGAGAGTCATGATCAG GCAATTGTCGGAGACAAGACCATTACCTTTCTGCTAATGGATAAGGAAATGTATTCTGGTATGTCTGATTTAGAACCAGCTTCAGCGGTTG AAAGAGGAAATGCACTTCACAAG ATGATTCACTTCATAACATTTGCGCTTGGTGGTGAAGGCTATCTAAATTTCATGGGGAATGAG TTTGGTCATCCCGAATGGATCGACTTTCCAAGAGAAGGTAATGATTGGAGCTATGATATGTGTAGGAGGCAGTGGGACCTTGTTGATACCGATCACTTAAGATACAAG CACATGAACGCTTTTGACAGAGCCATGAATTTGCTCGATGATAGATTTTCATTTATTGCATCAACAAAACAAATTGTGAGCAGCACCAATGAAGAggacaag GTAATTGTTTTTGAACGCGGCGATCTTGTTTTCATCTTCAATTTCCATCCTGAAAATTCTTATGATGG GTATAAGGTTGGTTGTGACTTGCCTGGAAAGTATAGAATTGCTTTGGACAGTGATGCTTTTGAATTTGGTGGTCAGGGAAGA GTCATTCATGATGTGGATCATTTTACATCACCAGAGGGTATACCTGGAGTTCCAGAGACGAATTTCAACAACCGGCCAAACTCTTTCAAAATTTCAATCCCCTCGCACACTTGTTTG GTGTTTTTTAAAGTTCAAGAGGATTCGCTTGAAGAGGACGACACAGAGGACATTGTCGATGAGAAGGAGGATCCAATGCAAGCCCAAGAGGCCATAACTGCTGCAGAAGCAAAGGAGGATCTCATCGGAGTTACAGAGGTCATAACTGCTGCAGCCGCGGAGGAGGATCTCGTCGGAGTTATAGCAACCATAGCTGCTACTGAAGATTTTCCAGTGGCTAACAATGAGACGGCAGCGATCGATGAGGCAGAAGAAGGTGAAGACGCAATCGATGATGATTAG
- the LOC120271762 gene encoding putative receptor-like protein kinase At3g47110 has protein sequence MAHFNYTANMNFPHVHHFATLLLLIASQAKAIQSSSLNIQTDKEALLSLKDGINDPTSSLSSWNETTTVCKWHGVYCNRAQQRVYGLDLQGLGLQGSISPQIGNLSVLTFLNLQDNQLSGNIPSQLGSVSSLNILNISSNLINGLIPQTILNCHELTVLDLSNNLITGSIPQNLELLSKLQIMKLGQNRLNGVIPNSIGNISSLTFLDLGTNTLTGSIPNELGHLHKLQHLQLSINNLTGTVPPSLYNVSSLVFFALASNNLHGEIPADVGFTLPNLILFHFCFNEFTGQIPPSLHNVTKIQSIRMSHNFLDGSVPPGLNMLSKLTMYNIGYNRLVSTDTNGLHLITSLTNCSNLAFLAFDGNFFEGMIPDTVGNLSTNLSKLYMGENQIFGSIPKSIGQLTSLTLLNVSQNLISGAIPEEISKLSELQKLLLSGNQFQGSIPAALGSLTKLINLDLSDNSLAGAIPSTFSNYQSLQSLDLSNNKLNGSIPTEIFSISSLSSSLNLSRNLLSGPLPEEIERLENVVAIDFSDNLLSGDIPESLGKCHSLQVLSMSNNSFTGFIPEQISNLKGLQSLDLSSNQLSGTIPSDLGKLQGLQFLNLSFNDLQGVIPNEGIFKNASRIHLQGNSKLCSSSSPSWCQQSRKHREKISTSRLIWLLVVICVTVFVLVIVAWIVFIRTTRKKSPAKVSANSNSNTNTFKGQRPLISYEELLRSTENFSTSNLIGSGSFGSVFKGVLSDGMMIAIKVLNLATHGAARSFLAECEALKNAKHRNLVKLITSCSSIDFENRDFIALVYDFMSGGSLEDLIHGARELSILDRLNIAMDVASALDYLHNDCQPPVVHCDMKPSNVLLDEDMNIAKVGDFGLAKLMVDQEPSSSTNWIKGSIGYIPPEYGYGGRVSTRGDVYSYGIMLLELLTGKRPTNEVFQQGLSLEKCVRMAFPDRIMEVIDPKLVASHELTTNGGLMISSEKQEGCIISIVRIGLACATDSPEARIGMRDVIQQLKAIKDTLMKPQLDFKVV, from the exons ATGGCTCATTTTAACTACACAGCCAACATGAATTTCCCACATGTTCATCACTTTGCCACTTTACTCCTTCTCATTGCATCCCAAGCAAAAGCAATCCAATCATCTTCTTTAAACATCCAAACTGATAAAGAAGCTTTACTATCACTGAAAGATGGCATCAATGATCCCACAAGTTCACTTTCTTCATGGAATGAAACCACAACAGTTTGCAAATGGCATGGAGTCTACTGCAACAGAGCACAGCAGAGAGTCTATGGACTAGACCTGCAAGGCCTTGGACTGCAAGGTTCCATAAGTCCTCAAATTGGCAACCTATCCGTTCTCACCTTCCTAAATCTTCAAGACAACCAACTCTCTGGCAACATTCCTTCTCAACTTGGCTCTGTCTCCTCTTTAAACATCCTCAACATAAGCTCCAACCTCATCAATGGCCTCATCCCACAAACCATACTCAACTGCCATGAACTCACTGTCCTTGATTTGTCTAACAACCTCATCACAGGCAGTATCCCTCAAAACCTTGAATTACTGTCAAAGCTTCAGATCATGAAGTTAGGACAGAATAGGTTAAATGGAGTTATCCCAAATTCCATAGGAAACATTTCATCTCTTACCTTTCTGGACTTGGGTACCAACACACTCACTGGTTCAATACCAAATGAGTTGGGACATCTCCACAAACTTCAACACCTGCAACTCTCCATAAACAACCTCACTGGAACTGTCCCTCCATCTTTATACAATGTTTCTTCACTTGTTTTCTTTGCTCTAGCATCAAACAATTTGCATGGTGAGATCCCTGCTGATGTTGGTTTTACTCTTCCAAATCTCATTCTCTTTCACTTCTGCTTCAATGAATTCACCGGTCAGATACCACCTTCACTTCACAATGTCACAAAGATCCAAAGCATCAGAATGTCCCATAACTTTCTTGATGGCTCAGTTCCTCCAGGACTGAACATGCTCTCCAAGCTCACCATGTATAACATTGGCTACAATAGGCTTGTTTCCACCGATACTAATGGCCTGCATCTTATCACCTCCTTGACAAACTGTTCCAATCTTGCATTCCTTGCCTTTGATGGCAATTTTTTTGAAGGGATGATCCCAGACACTGTGGGTAATTTGTCCACCAACCTCTCAAAATTGTACATGGGTGAGAATCAAATCTTCGGTAGCATACCAAAATCAATAGGTCAACTGACAAGCTTGACATTACTGAACGTGAGCCAGAACTTGATTTCTGGTGCAATCCCAGAAGAGATCAGCAAACTCAGTGAGCTTCAAAAGTTGTTGCTGTCTGGAAACCAATTCCAAGGCTCAATTCCAGCAGCTCTCGGTAGCCTAACCAAACTCATCAATCTTGATTTGTCTGATAACAGTCTTGCAGGAGCAATACCTTCTACTTTTTCCAACTACCAAAGTCTGCAATCACTAGACCTTTCTAACAACAAACTGAATGGAAGTATTCCAACAGAGATCTTTTCCATTTCTAGTCTAAGCTCCTCACTGAATCTTTCAAGGAACCTACTTTCGGGCCCTCTGCCAGAAGAGATAGAGAGACTGGAGAATGTCGTTGCCATTGATTTTTCCGATAACTTGTTATCTGGTGATATTCCTGAATCCTTGGGGAAGTGTCATAGTTTGCAAGTTCTTTCCATGTCAAACAACTCATTCACAGGGTTTATACCTGAACAAATCTCCAATTTGAAAGGTTTACAAAGTCTTGACCTTTCATCCAACCAACTCTCAGGGACTATTCCTAGTGATCTCGGTAAACTTCAAGGTCTCCAATTCTTGAACCTCTCCTTCAATGATCTCCAAGGAGTGATACCAAATGAAGGCATTTTTAAAAATGCGTCTCGTATTCATCTCCAAGGAAATAGTAAACTTTGCAGTTCATCTTCACCAAGTTGGTGCCAACAAAGCAGAAAACACCGAGAGAAGATAAGTACCTCACGTCTCATCTGGCTTCTTGTTGTAATTTGTGTCACTGTCTTCGTTCTTGTGATTGTGGCATGGATAGTGTTTATcagaacaacaagaaaaaaaagccCAGCAAAAGTCTCTGCAAACTCGAACTCAAACACAAACACATTCAAAGGCCAACGCCCTCTGATTTCCTATGAAGAGCTTCTTCGGTCAACCGAAAACTTCAGCACCAGCAATCTTATAGGCAGTGGAAGCTTTGGTTCTGTCTTTAAAGGTGTTCTTAGTGATGGCATGATGATCGCCATCAAAGTATTGAATCTTGCAACCCATGGAGCTGCCAGGAGCTTCCTGGCCGAATGCGAAGCTCTGAAGAACGCAAAGCATCGTAATCTAGTGAAGTTGATAACATCTTGCTCCAGTATAGACTTTGAGAACAGAGACTTCATTGCATTAGTTTATGACTTCATGAGTGGTGGAAGCTTGGAGGATCTCATTCATGGAGCAAGAGAGCTAAGCATACTTGACAGGTTGAACATTGCCATGGATGTAGCTAGTGCATTGGATTATCTACACAATGACTGCCAGCCTCCAGTGGTGCACTGTGACATGAAGCCAAGCAATGTATTGTTAGATGAAGACATGAATATTGCAAAGGTCGGAGACTTTGGATTGGCAAAGCTGATGGTTGACCAGGAGCCAAGTTCTTCTACCAATTGGATCAAAGGTTCCATTGGATACATACCTCCTG AGTATGGCTATGGAGGTAGAGTATCAACCAGAGGAGATGTTTATAGTTATGGAATCATGTTACTTGAGCTTCTAACAGGGAAGAGACCAACCAATGAGGTCTTTCAACAGGGCTTGAGTTTAGAGAAATGTGTACGCATGGCATTCCCTGATAGAATCATGGAGGTCATAGACCCTAAACTTGTTGCCAGCCATGAACTGACAACTAATGGAGGGTTGATGATAAGCTCAGAGAAGCAGGAAGGGTGCATAATCTCCATTGTTAGGATTGGGTTGGCATGTGCCACCGACTCACCTGAAGCTCGCATTGGCATGAGAGATGTCATCCAACAACTCAAGGCCATCAAGGACACACTTATGAAGCCACAGCTTGATTTCAAAGTGGTCTAA
- the LOC120271838 gene encoding APO protein 2, chloroplastic-like, with protein MLSRASRRFIKRSSFGTVAHCSDHVDLPTRHRRSERKPLVTGINELKHRARLQRKTRQDVREIPLRAPENGLLVKSLISVAHSVLSARSKVLSCVSKIVGIIPCSCLQIVWRGSCGGVSPSDSKL; from the exons ATGCTCTCCAGAGCTTCACGGAGATTCATCAAGCGCTCCTCCTTCGGAACCGTTGCTCATTGCTCCGACCACGTCGATCTCCCGACAAGGCATCGGAGGTCCGAGCGGAAGCCTCTGGTGACTGGCATCAACGAGCTCAAGCACCGCGCCAGGCTACAGAGGAAGACGAGGCAGGATGTGCGTGAGATCCCCCTTCGCGCACCTGAAAATGGCCTCTTGGTTAAATCTCTGAtatctgttgctcattctgttctttCCGCTCGATCAAAGGTCTTATCTTGCGTTTCTAAGATCGTTGGCATCATTCCCTGTTCATGTTTGCAG ATTGTGTGGAGAGGTTCATGTGGGGGAGTTTCCCCATCGGATTCGAAGCTGTGA
- the LOC120271940 gene encoding small nuclear ribonucleoprotein SmD3b-like has protein sequence MSRSLGIPVKLLHEAAGHIVTVELKSGELYRGSMIECEDNWNCQLENITFTARDGKVSQLEHVFIRGSKVRFMVIPDMLKNAPMFKRLDARIKGKGSSLGVGRGRAAAMRARAQAAGRGAPPGRGGAPPVRR, from the exons atgAGCCGAAGCCTTGGGATCCCGGTGAAGCTACTGCACGAGGCGGCGGGGCACATCGTCACGGTGGAGTTGAAGAGCGGCGAGCTCTATCGTGGCAGCATGATCGAGTGCGAGGATAACTGGAATTGCCAGCTTGAAAACATCACCTTCACCGCTAGG GATGGAAAAGTGTCACAACTTGAGCATGTTTTCATCCGTGGTAGCAAAGTGAG GTTCATGGTTATTCCTGATATGCTGAAGAATGCTCCCATGTTCAAACGTCTGGATGCGCGAATTAAG GGAAAAGGGTCTTCTCTTGGGGTTGGCCGTGGTCGTGCTGCTGCTATGCGTGCTAGG GCACAAGCTGCTGGCCGTGGTGCTCCACCTGGCCGGGGTGGTGCTCCTCCTGTAAGGAGGTAG